The DNA sequence CCATATATAGCCAGGACCCATTGAATGGGGCGAACGAAGGCAATTTTTCCGCTTCCCCATCTCATTGATTTAGGAGAGGGCAATTTCCTTATGAGGTCGTCCAAAAGAATCGGCAAAGTTACAAATGTGGGTTGTCCTGAATCTTTCTTTACGAAGGCAAGCCTTTCCCCTTTGGGCGTGTCCTTCCTGGAGAGGTCAGTGACTTCTACGCGAAAAGTATTTGCAAACCCGAGGGCCGCCTTGGTGGGATTGCCGTCTTTATCAAAAGCCGCTGATACCGGAGGGCCAAGGGCTTCTCGTTCACGCAACCTCTGGTGCACCGCCAGGGAAGCCACGTGGAGTACCAGCCGCCTTGGTGTTCCGTGTACTGAAAGCCCTTCAAAATCCAAAGCGTCATCTTTGAAGGATTCACGCGCCAAATCTTCGAACGCCCGGAGCATCCCCGGCAGATAGGCCGAGGGGATCTCCTCGGTCCCGATCTCGAACAAAAGTTCCTTGCCCAACTTCTTTCTCCGGGAAAAAATTCAGGAAGCGCGGCCTGCGGGCGCACCGGCGGGGGCGGATTCCTCGCCTCCGGGCACGAAGCGAGGCGCGTAGGCCGCAAGCCATCGATCCTTTTCAGCCTCGTCCCCGATCAGTGGAAATTCCGCCTCGTAGCGCGATTTCAGATAAGCCTCGGCGCAGGCGCGGGACATCTTGCGGATGCGCCCGATGTAGCGCGCCCGCTCGGCCACGCTGATGGCCCCCCGCGCGTCAAGCACGTTGAAGGCGTGGGAGCACTTGAGGGCCTGATCGT is a window from the Gemmatimonadota bacterium genome containing:
- a CDS encoding glycine--tRNA ligase subunit beta, which encodes MGKELLFEIGTEEIPSAYLPGMLRAFEDLARESFKDDALDFEGLSVHGTPRRLVLHVASLAVHQRLREREALGPPVSAAFDKDGNPTKAALGFANTFRVEVTDLSRKDTPKGERLAFVKKDSGQPTFVTLPILLDDLIRKLPSPKSMRWGSGKIAFVRPIQWVLAIYGKDLVIIDVTESGRSEPDYPSSGITTRGHRFMAPKEFKVNDFQDYLKKLHKHFVEPVVDDGEGGGRVPMVRKGVLAVAGRAGAELAAGPEAVDRLVERVAHLVEWPFPVACA